A region of Bos javanicus breed banteng chromosome 17, ARS-OSU_banteng_1.0, whole genome shotgun sequence DNA encodes the following proteins:
- the MMAB gene encoding corrinoid adenosyltransferase MMAB: protein MAVWGPGGRLGLRGCLGARKLLCPRFQSRGPQGVEDGDRPQPSSKTPKVPKIYTKTGDKGFSSTFTGERRSKDDQVFEAVGTTDELSSAIGFAMELIAEKGHPFVEELQKIQCSLQDVGSALATPRSSAREAHLKHATFEAGPILELEQWIDKYSRQLPPLTAFILPSGGKSSSALHFCRAVCRRAERRVVPLVQTGETDANVVKFLNRLSDYLFTLARYTAMKEGNPEKIYKKNDLSDHT from the exons ATGGCTGTGTGGGGCCCGGGAGGTCGCCTTGGCTTGCGCGGGTGCCTTGGAGCCCGCAAGCTATTGTGTCCCCGTTTCCAGAGCCGCGGCCCCCAGGGCGTGGAAGACGGGGACAG GCCACAGCCTTCCTCGAAGACTCCCAAGGTCCCCAAGATCTACACCAAAACAGGAGACAAAG GGTTTTCTAGCACCTTCACTGGAGAAAGAAGATCCAAAGACGACCAGGTGTTTGAAGCCGTGGGAACTACAGATGAATTAAGTTCAGCCATCGG GTTTGCTATGGAATTAATTGCAGAAAAGGGCCACCCGTTTGTGGAAGAGCTTCAGAAA ATCCAGTGCTCCCTGCAGGACGTTGGCTCTGCCCTGGCGACTCCGCGCTCCTCAGCCAGGGAGGCTCACTTAA AACACGCCACGTTCGAGGCGGGGCCCATCCTGGAGCTGGAGCAGTGGATCGACAAATACTCTCGCCAGCTGCCCCCGCTCACCGCTTTCATCCTGCCT TCAGGAGGCAAGAGCAGCTCCGCACTGCACTTCTGTCGGGCCGTGTGTCGCCGAGCTGAGAGACG CGTGGTGCCTCTTGTCCAGACGGGTGAAACCGATGCAAACGTGGTCAAGTTCTTAAACAG ACTCAGCGACTATCTCTTCACATTAGCCAGATACACAGCCATGAAGGAAGGGAATCCAGAAAAGATATACAAGAAAAATGACCTATCGGACCACACCTGA